A stretch of the Kushneria konosiri genome encodes the following:
- the acpP gene encoding acyl carrier protein: protein MSTIEERVKKVVAERLNVKEEEIQNSSSFTEDLGADSLDTVELVMALEEEFDTEIPDEEAEKITTVQEAIDYIVAHQ, encoded by the coding sequence ATGAGTACCATCGAAGAGCGCGTTAAAAAAGTTGTTGCCGAACGCTTGAACGTCAAGGAAGAAGAGATCCAGAACAGCTCTTCCTTTACTGAAGATCTGGGCGCCGACTCGCTCGACACCGTGGAACTGGTAATGGCTCTCGAAGAGGAATTCGATACCGAAATTCCCGACGAAGAAGCAGAGAAGATCACTACCGTGCAGGAAGCGATCGACTACATCGTCGCTCACCAGTAA
- the plsX gene encoding phosphate acyltransferase PlsX: MPPLRIAIDAMGGDYGPRATVPGAALALAQRPDAYATLYGRRHLLDVELSRLPASLAHVRNRIDVIEAGDGLPVDVTPSRILRDTFDGSLYASLGALRSGDACACVSAEHTGAIMALGRRDVGMLDNVARAAISAAIPTVSRKPCYMLDLGANVDVRAEHLVDFASMGAAMVRLVDGVQLPRVGLLNVGTESSKGERRVREADMLLRGGDHTRFEYVGYIEGDALFTGNTDVAICDGMVGNVALKSSEGLARMLGERLRSEFQIGWYARMVGWLGTPVLRRFMQELNPVRYNGASFLGLKSTVVKSHGNARAEGFAYAVRRALDEAAMNLPERLMS; encoded by the coding sequence ATGCCGCCCTTGCGTATCGCCATCGACGCCATGGGCGGGGATTACGGTCCCCGCGCTACTGTTCCTGGGGCAGCACTTGCACTGGCGCAAAGACCGGATGCATATGCCACGCTCTACGGCAGACGTCACCTGCTTGACGTCGAACTCTCTCGATTACCTGCTTCTCTTGCGCATGTCCGTAATCGCATCGATGTCATTGAAGCCGGTGACGGCCTGCCTGTTGACGTGACGCCTTCCCGCATTCTTCGCGATACCTTCGATGGCAGCCTTTACGCAAGTCTTGGTGCCTTGCGAAGCGGCGACGCCTGTGCCTGTGTCAGCGCAGAGCATACCGGCGCCATTATGGCGTTGGGGCGACGCGATGTCGGTATGCTGGATAATGTAGCGCGTGCCGCTATCAGTGCAGCTATTCCCACCGTCTCTCGAAAACCCTGCTATATGCTGGACCTTGGTGCCAATGTCGACGTGCGCGCCGAACATCTTGTAGATTTTGCCTCGATGGGCGCTGCCATGGTCAGGCTGGTGGATGGCGTGCAGCTGCCAAGAGTCGGGCTTTTAAACGTGGGCACCGAGAGTTCCAAGGGAGAACGCCGAGTACGTGAAGCCGATATGCTGCTTCGCGGCGGTGACCATACTCGTTTCGAATATGTCGGTTATATCGAAGGGGATGCACTTTTCACTGGTAATACTGACGTTGCCATCTGTGACGGAATGGTGGGCAATGTCGCGCTCAAAAGCAGTGAGGGGTTGGCTCGAATGCTCGGTGAGCGTCTTCGAAGCGAGTTTCAGATCGGCTGGTATGCCCGTATGGTGGGGTGGCTGGGCACGCCGGTATTGCGCCGCTTCATGCAGGAGCTTAACCCCGTGAGATATAATGGCGCCAGCTTTCTGGGGCTGAAGTCCACGGTTGTGAAAAGCCATGGTAATGCACGCGCCGAAGGATTTGCCTATGCTGTGCGCCGTGCACTGGATGAAGCCGCGATGAATTTGCCGGAAAGGTTGATGTCATAG
- the fabF gene encoding beta-ketoacyl-ACP synthase II, producing MPRRRVVVTGIGLVTPVGNTTDATWDSIKAGKSGIGAIEHFDASGLNTRFSGAVKGFDPAPWFNPKDAKKMDLFIQYGIAASVQAVQNSGITCSEENAHRIGVAIGSGIGGLPMIETNHQSLLKSGARRISPFFVPGSIINMIAGNLAIQFGFRGPNIAITTACTSGTHNIGYGARTIAYGDADVMVCGGAEMASTPLGVGGFSAARALSTRNDDPQAASRPWDRDRDGFVLSDGAGILVLEEYEHAKARGANILAECAGFGMSDDAWHMTAPPSDGAGAAMAMSNAIRDAGLDPSSIDYINAHGTSTMVGDVAESLAIEKVLGASARDVAISSTKSMIGHLLGAAGAVEAAFSILALRDQVAPPTINLDNPDEQCRLDYVPHTAREMKIEHVLSNSFGFGGTNGSLVFSRI from the coding sequence ATGCCTCGCAGAAGGGTCGTGGTGACCGGCATCGGTCTGGTAACACCGGTGGGTAATACAACGGATGCCACCTGGGACAGTATCAAGGCTGGCAAAAGCGGTATCGGAGCGATCGAGCATTTTGATGCCAGTGGTTTGAACACTCGCTTCAGCGGTGCTGTGAAAGGCTTTGATCCAGCCCCCTGGTTCAATCCGAAAGATGCCAAAAAAATGGATCTTTTCATCCAGTATGGCATTGCAGCTTCGGTTCAGGCGGTACAGAACTCGGGCATTACCTGCAGCGAAGAAAACGCTCACCGCATCGGGGTTGCCATTGGTTCAGGCATCGGCGGGTTGCCGATGATCGAGACCAACCATCAGTCGTTGCTGAAGTCGGGGGCGCGTCGTATTTCTCCCTTCTTCGTGCCTGGTTCGATCATCAACATGATCGCTGGCAATCTGGCCATTCAGTTTGGCTTTCGCGGCCCCAATATCGCCATTACAACGGCGTGTACATCGGGAACGCACAACATTGGCTACGGCGCACGTACCATTGCCTATGGTGACGCTGACGTCATGGTGTGTGGTGGGGCTGAAATGGCCAGCACGCCGTTGGGTGTTGGGGGCTTTTCCGCCGCCAGAGCGCTGTCGACCCGTAACGATGATCCGCAGGCCGCCAGTCGACCGTGGGATCGCGACCGTGATGGCTTCGTGCTCTCCGATGGTGCCGGAATTCTGGTGCTGGAAGAGTACGAGCACGCAAAAGCGCGCGGTGCGAACATCCTGGCGGAGTGTGCCGGTTTTGGCATGAGTGATGATGCGTGGCACATGACAGCACCGCCCAGCGATGGTGCCGGCGCTGCCATGGCCATGAGCAACGCCATTCGCGATGCCGGGCTTGATCCTTCAAGCATCGATTACATCAATGCTCATGGCACCTCCACGATGGTGGGCGATGTGGCAGAAAGCCTTGCCATCGAAAAGGTGCTGGGTGCTTCAGCGCGTGATGTGGCCATCAGCTCGACCAAGTCAATGATCGGACATCTGCTGGGCGCTGCCGGGGCAGTCGAGGCGGCTTTCTCCATTCTGGCCCTGCGCGATCAGGTCGCTCCACCGACCATCAATCTGGACAATCCTGACGAGCAATGCCGTCTGGATTACGTGCCGCATACTGCACGTGAAATGAAAATCGAGCATGTGCTGTCCAATTCGTTCGGTTTTGGTGGCACCAACGGTTCGCTGGTATTTTCGCGTATCTGA
- a CDS encoding YceD family protein, which yields MSTTRLPKTVEPYRLAASGERLEGRIPLSAMPRFVDAIGRQEAECHVVMTFDLDAQRQHYIEGSLVADVEMPCQRCLQAMPVHLESTFLLGMVTSDERAATLPARYEPVLVEDEHLALLPVVEDELLLTLPQVVYHDEADCAVSRDALQSGDEVEQTPARADNPFSVLRSLKDH from the coding sequence ATGTCAACCACGCGACTACCCAAAACGGTCGAGCCCTATCGGCTTGCTGCCAGCGGCGAACGTCTGGAAGGGAGAATTCCACTCTCTGCCATGCCTCGTTTCGTCGATGCCATCGGCCGGCAGGAGGCCGAATGTCATGTTGTCATGACGTTTGATCTTGATGCACAGCGTCAGCATTATATCGAAGGCTCACTTGTTGCCGATGTCGAGATGCCCTGTCAGCGGTGTCTGCAGGCCATGCCGGTTCATCTTGAAAGCACTTTTCTGCTTGGCATGGTGACCAGTGATGAGCGTGCAGCGACACTGCCGGCACGTTACGAGCCGGTACTTGTGGAAGACGAACATCTGGCTTTGCTGCCGGTTGTCGAGGACGAATTGCTTCTGACGCTTCCGCAGGTGGTTTATCACGACGAAGCGGATTGCGCCGTTTCTCGAGATGCGCTGCAAAGTGGTGACGAAGTCGAGCAAACGCCGGCGCGAGCCGATAACCCGTTCAGTGTGCTTCGCTCCCTGAAGGATCACTGA
- the rpmF gene encoding 50S ribosomal protein L32: MAVQQNRKSRSRRGMRRAHDALTAPTLSQDKETGTTHLRHHVAPDGYYRGRKVIDVEE; this comes from the coding sequence ATGGCTGTCCAACAGAATCGCAAGTCCCGTTCCAGGCGCGGTATGCGTCGTGCTCACGACGCTCTGACAGCGCCGACACTGTCCCAGGACAAGGAAACCGGCACTACTCATCTCCGTCACCATGTTGCACCGGACGGATACTATCGTGGCCGCAAGGTCATTGACGTCGAAGAATAA
- the fabD gene encoding ACP S-malonyltransferase — MSNALALVFPGQGSQQLGMLRELAERYSVVRTTFEEASDALGYDLWHVTQEGPETALNATACTQPALLTASVAIWRVWQELEGPRPAAMSGHSLGEYSALVCAGAMSFADGVRLVRLRGEAMQDAVPAGQGGMAAILGLDDDVVEAVCEEAAQGSVVSAVNYNSPGQVVIAGEKAAVERAIALCQERGARRAMPLPVSVPSHCALMKPAAERLEQAMIDIDLRQPRYRVIQNVDAAWHEDIDTIKTRLVQQLYRPVLWTRCVEILCEQGASVFIECGPGKVLTGLGKRIARQSRGLAVNDPESLAAAIELAKETPEGQ; from the coding sequence ATGAGCAATGCCCTCGCCCTGGTCTTTCCCGGTCAGGGTTCTCAGCAGCTGGGCATGCTGCGAGAGCTCGCCGAACGTTACAGCGTGGTGCGAACGACCTTCGAGGAGGCTTCAGATGCGCTTGGGTACGATCTCTGGCATGTGACTCAGGAAGGGCCCGAAACGGCGCTCAATGCAACAGCCTGCACGCAGCCGGCGCTGCTGACCGCCAGTGTTGCCATCTGGCGCGTCTGGCAGGAGCTTGAAGGCCCGCGTCCAGCTGCCATGTCCGGCCATAGTCTGGGCGAATACAGTGCGCTGGTCTGTGCAGGTGCGATGAGCTTCGCTGATGGTGTCCGGCTGGTGCGCCTGCGCGGGGAGGCGATGCAGGATGCCGTGCCGGCCGGACAAGGCGGGATGGCGGCGATACTGGGGCTCGATGACGATGTCGTGGAAGCGGTATGTGAAGAAGCCGCACAGGGTAGCGTTGTCTCGGCCGTCAACTATAACTCGCCAGGGCAGGTGGTGATCGCCGGAGAAAAGGCCGCCGTCGAGCGTGCCATCGCTCTTTGCCAGGAGCGCGGCGCTCGCCGTGCCATGCCGCTTCCGGTATCGGTACCATCGCACTGTGCGCTGATGAAACCTGCCGCCGAGCGTCTTGAGCAGGCCATGATTGATATCGACCTGCGTCAGCCGCGCTATCGTGTTATCCAGAATGTGGATGCCGCCTGGCATGAAGATATTGATACCATCAAGACGCGGCTGGTTCAGCAATTGTACCGTCCGGTGCTCTGGACACGCTGTGTGGAAATCCTTTGCGAGCAGGGTGCCAGCGTCTTTATCGAGTGTGGTCCCGGGAAGGTGCTGACAGGACTGGGCAAGCGCATCGCACGTCAAAGTCGTGGGCTTGCGGTCAATGATCCTGAATCGCTGGCAGCAGCGATCGAGCTGGCAAAAGAGACGCCAGAAGGTCAATAA
- a CDS encoding Maf family protein — MPLLVLASGSPSRRELLGRLGLPFQHHSPDIDETSRAGETPRMLAERLSREKAQALAEYYSHHLIIGSDQVVSIDDDLLGKPGSIDRARQQLQRFSGRRIHFLTGVAVLDTRQHRCDTFVDLTSVDVRHLSSDEIEGYLAKEPAIDNAGGFYMEKLGTTLFEGVHTSDPSALIGLPMIALCRLLRDAGVNPLLE; from the coding sequence ATGCCCCTGCTTGTTCTTGCCTCCGGCTCTCCTTCTCGCCGAGAGCTGCTGGGCCGTCTCGGCCTGCCCTTTCAACATCACTCTCCTGATATTGATGAAACCTCCAGAGCAGGTGAAACGCCCCGTATGCTGGCCGAGCGCCTCTCGCGCGAAAAGGCGCAGGCACTGGCCGAGTATTATTCACATCATCTGATCATTGGCAGCGATCAGGTGGTCAGCATCGATGATGACCTACTGGGCAAACCGGGCAGTATCGACAGGGCCCGTCAACAGCTCCAGCGCTTTTCAGGCCGGCGTATCCATTTTCTGACAGGCGTGGCAGTTCTGGATACCCGTCAACACCGTTGCGACACTTTCGTGGACCTTACAAGCGTTGATGTCAGACACCTGAGCTCCGATGAGATCGAGGGCTATCTTGCAAAAGAGCCCGCCATCGATAACGCTGGCGGCTTTTATATGGAGAAACTCGGAACCACCTTGTTCGAGGGCGTCCATACTTCCGACCCGAGCGCACTGATAGGGCTTCCCATGATTGCCTTGTGCCGCCTGCTTCGTGACGCCGGTGTCAATCCACTGCTCGAATGA
- the fabG gene encoding 3-oxoacyl-ACP reductase FabG yields MSEARVALVTGATRGIGQAIARELGRQGHTVIGTATSEDGARRIEDDLAAHSITGAGMVLNVTDSAAIDQVLSEITERFGAPLILVNNAGITRDNLLMRMKDNEWDEVLDTNLTSVYRVSKACLKAMTRARFGRIVNISSVVATLGNAGQSNYAAAKAGMEGFTRSLARELASRNVTVNAVAPGFIATDMTSELPEKHKESLLSQIPLSRLGQPEEIAAAACFLTSDVAGYITGETLHVNGGMNMR; encoded by the coding sequence ATGAGTGAAGCAAGAGTGGCACTGGTTACCGGTGCAACACGCGGCATTGGCCAGGCCATTGCTCGTGAGCTGGGTCGACAGGGCCATACGGTTATTGGAACGGCCACCAGCGAGGATGGCGCGCGTCGCATCGAGGATGATCTTGCCGCGCACTCCATAACCGGAGCGGGTATGGTCCTCAACGTAACGGACAGCGCTGCCATTGATCAGGTGCTGAGCGAGATCACCGAGCGTTTTGGTGCTCCCTTGATTCTGGTCAACAATGCTGGCATCACTCGTGATAACCTGTTGATGCGCATGAAGGATAACGAGTGGGACGAGGTTCTGGATACCAACCTCACCTCGGTATATCGTGTATCAAAGGCTTGCCTGAAAGCCATGACGCGCGCACGTTTCGGTCGTATCGTTAATATAAGTTCCGTTGTCGCAACACTGGGCAATGCGGGTCAGAGTAACTATGCTGCGGCAAAGGCAGGCATGGAAGGCTTTACCCGCTCACTGGCGCGCGAGCTTGCTTCGCGTAATGTTACGGTCAATGCCGTAGCGCCCGGGTTTATCGCAACCGACATGACCAGTGAGCTGCCAGAGAAACACAAGGAATCATTGCTGAGTCAGATTCCGCTGTCGCGCCTGGGGCAACCCGAGGAAATTGCAGCGGCTGCTTGTTTTCTGACCAGCGATGTCGCCGGGTACATCACCGGTGAAACGCTGCATGTCAATGGCGGTATGAACATGCGCTAG
- the pabC gene encoding aminodeoxychorismate lyase, producing MIGSDSTDPMVALTDRGLAYGDGLFETVLVRDGTPLLWNEHCARLIHGAHRLGFEPPSRGWLDALPEKAPRGEHVLKVVLTRGSGGRGYRPPDPAEPRCYWQFTPFTPMPERWEQGVSVRLCHLRLGRQPALAGLKHLNRLENVLARQEWHDDAIAEGIILNDRDQLVEATAMNLAWFDQGQWWTPELIECGVEGTLRRALIDQGHLSIAGAEDASLSRFLNARSTCLFNSVQGLWPIVRCFDAQHQHVSGQWLIDDSVRRLQDGAHALLGYPSNLPTS from the coding sequence ATGATCGGCTCGGATAGCACTGATCCCATGGTGGCTCTGACAGATCGGGGGCTTGCCTACGGGGATGGTCTGTTCGAAACCGTGCTGGTAAGAGACGGGACGCCTCTGTTGTGGAATGAGCACTGCGCTCGCCTGATTCATGGGGCACATCGTCTTGGCTTTGAGCCGCCCTCGAGAGGGTGGCTGGATGCTCTGCCTGAAAAGGCGCCTCGGGGCGAGCATGTGCTCAAGGTCGTCCTGACCCGTGGCAGCGGTGGGCGTGGTTATCGTCCGCCTGATCCAGCCGAGCCGCGCTGTTATTGGCAGTTCACGCCGTTTACGCCCATGCCCGAACGCTGGGAGCAAGGGGTCAGCGTTCGGCTTTGCCATCTGCGGCTGGGCCGTCAGCCCGCCCTGGCCGGACTCAAGCATCTCAACCGACTGGAAAACGTGCTGGCACGCCAGGAATGGCATGACGATGCCATTGCTGAAGGCATTATCCTTAACGACCGCGATCAGCTTGTTGAGGCGACCGCCATGAATCTGGCCTGGTTCGACCAGGGACAGTGGTGGACGCCTGAACTGATCGAGTGCGGTGTCGAAGGTACCCTGCGCCGTGCCTTGATCGACCAGGGGCATTTGAGTATTGCCGGCGCCGAGGATGCATCGCTGTCAAGATTTTTGAACGCGCGAAGTACCTGTCTTTTCAACTCCGTGCAAGGGCTATGGCCAATCGTCAGGTGTTTCGATGCACAGCATCAGCACGTGTCCGGTCAGTGGCTCATCGATGATTCGGTTCGCCGTCTTCAGGATGGCGCGCATGCCCTGTTGGGTTATCCCTCCAATCTTCCAACCTCCTGA